One window of Nymphaea colorata isolate Beijing-Zhang1983 chromosome 1, ASM883128v2, whole genome shotgun sequence genomic DNA carries:
- the LOC116246211 gene encoding uncharacterized protein LOC116246211 isoform X1 — MAHPFSIPFEEDGSMEEVGICSKNGACGQAVPEKDQKPSTGNWFSQRPTCGDPVTKPLSDEDLEELKGCIDLGFAFGFEEDHRLCRTLPALNLYYAINRLPLYTGEYGFTVTNSEDDSKMMKMRLKQWAQVVACSIRQYYG; from the exons ATGGCGCATCCCTTCAGTATTCCATTCGAGGAGGATGGGAGCATGGAAGAAGTTGGGATATGCAGCAAGAATGGTGCATGTGGCCAAGCTGTGCCGGAGAAAGATCAGAAGCCCAGCACCGGAAATTGGTTTTCTCAACGACCAACTTGCGGTGACCCAGTGACAAAGCCCCTCAGTGATGAAGACCTTGAAGAGCTCAAAGGATGCATAGACTTGGGGTTCGCGTTCGGCTTCGAGGAAGATCACAGATTGTGCAGAACGTTGCCGGCACTAAATTTGTATTACGCGATCAATCGTCTGCCCCTGTACACGGGAGAGTATGGATTCACGGTTACAAACTCAG AAGACGACtcgaagatgatgaagatgaggctgAAGCAATGGGCACAAGTAGTTGCTTGCTCTATCAGGCAGTATTATGGATAA
- the LOC116246209 gene encoding uncharacterized protein LOC116246209 isoform X3, with protein sequence MRRGRRDGGRGRSSSSAGRFSGTGQVPGKPSPPRSRPEPCVTRTFSPPSGWFEELRKLRVAELKREIEKLGDSIGSLQSKIENLKAEKGDGELDNGSSPLHLSPVENVDGGESARRDRSKEGSSAGSFTQDVEEGGRDWSQDSQLPVVEAAEPEEARHNVKLELPELNEGKVGPLRKRRGGRRRKVCGGTKDVYGTGESEVLSSANDVIVKEKATETARNHEKIIKATSDDSQRKESMVSRLDWLPQFLDCVMEHKDGAVFRRRLESQRRPRYKRLIRRHIDLEMIKRSVDGKTYRTSLEMLRDLLLLLNNALVYYRKNSPENDSAVSLRQFVTKMFKEFLDKEQISGEGSVLDNSIPSPVKPQTVEKDKPETMDMGSVLLDKPMPNPVKPRSARPSKHLTAGKAAKEMRNVRKNGEDRAKLTFPAKRRAGRTAKCSDERRAKRLKGSSGTSRKR encoded by the exons ATGAGACGGGGCCGGCGGGATGGGGGACGTGGGAGGAGCTCGTCCTCGGCGGGGCGGTTCTCCGGCACGGGGCAGGTGCCTGGGAAGCCGTCTCCTCCGAGGTCCAGACCCGAACCTTGCGTCACCCGCACCTTTTCACCGCCGAG TGGATGGTTCGAAGAGTTGAGGAAGCTCCGAGTTGCAGAGTtgaagagggagatagagaagtTGGGGGACTCCATTGG ATCTCTGCAGTCGAAGATTGAAAACCTCAAGGCTGAGAAAGGAGATGGTGAGTTGGACAATGGTTCAAGCCCGCTGCACTTGTCACCCGTCGAAAATGTCGATGGTGGGGAATCTGCTAGGAGGGACAGGTCTAAGGAAGGTTCATCAGCTGGTAGCTTCACACAGGATGtggaggaaggagggagagaCTGGTCACAAGACAGCCAGCTTCCTGTTGTCGAAGCTGCGGAGCCTGAGGAAGCAAGGCACAACGTGAAGTTGGAATTACCAGAGTTGAATGAGGGGAAGGTTGGGCCTCtaaggaagagaagaggggGTAGGAGAAGGAAAGTGTGCGGGGGGACAAAGGATGTCTATGGCACAGGGGAAAGCGAGGTGTTGAGTTCTGCCAATGATGTCATCGTCAAAGAAAAAGCAACTGAAACCGCCAGAAATCATGAGAAGATCATCAAAGCTACCAGTGACGACAGCCAGAGGAAGGAAAGCATGGTCTCAAGGTTGGATTGGCTGCCTCAATTTCTTGACTGCGTTATGGAGCACAAGGATGGAGCTGTCTTTCGTCGAAGGCTTGAGAGCCAG AGGAGACCTAGATACAAAAGACTGATCAGGAGGCATATTGACCTGGAGATGATAAAGAGAAGTGTGGACGGGAAAACTTACAGAACAAGTTTGGAGATGCTAAGGGATCTTCTGCTGCTACTGAACAATGCTCTAGTTTACTACCGGAAGAACTCGCCTGAGAATGATTCAGCCGTAAGTTTGCGACAATTTGTGACCAAAATGTTCAAGGAATTCTTGGACAAGGAACAGATTAGTGGTGAGGGATCAGTTCTCGACAACTCAATTCCTAGTCCAGTAAAGCCTCAAACTGTGGAGAAGGATAAGCCTGAAACCATGGATATGGGATCTGTTCTTCTCGACAAACCAATGCCAAATCCAGTAAAGCCTCGTAGCGCCCGACCAAGCAAGCACCTTACCGCTGGTAAAGCTGCTAAAGAAATGCGCAATGTCCGGAAGAATGGCGAGGATAGAGCTAAGCTAACTTTTCCTGCAAAGAGACGTGCAGGACGAACTGCAAAGTGTAGTGATGAAAGAAGAGCCAAGCGGCTAAAGGGTTCCTCAGGCACGAGCCGGAAAAGGTAA
- the LOC116246209 gene encoding uncharacterized protein LOC116246209 isoform X1, with translation MDETGPAGWGTWEELVLGGAVLRHGAGAWEAVSSEVQTRTLRHPHLFTAEECETKYHDLRGRFSGCDGWFEELRKLRVAELKREIEKLGDSIGSLQSKIENLKAEKGDGELDNGSSPLHLSPVENVDGGESARRDRSKEGSSAGSFTQDVEEGGRDWSQDSQLPVVEAAEPEEARHNVKLELPELNEGKVGPLRKRRGGRRRKVCGGTKDVYGTGESEVLSSANDVIVKEKATETARNHEKIIKATSDDSQRKESMVSRLDWLPQFLDCVMEHKDGAVFRRRLESQRRPRYKRLIRRHIDLEMIKRSVDGKTYRTSLEMLRDLLLLLNNALVYYRKNSPENDSAVSLRQFVTKMFKEFLDKEQISGEGSVLDNSIPSPVKPQTVEKDKPETMDMGSVLLDKPMPNPVKPRSARPSKHLTAGKAAKEMRNVRKNGEDRAKLTFPAKRRAGRTAKCSDERRAKRLKGSSGTSRKR, from the exons ATGGATGAGACGGGGCCGGCGGGATGGGGGACGTGGGAGGAGCTCGTCCTCGGCGGGGCGGTTCTCCGGCACGGGGCAGGTGCCTGGGAAGCCGTCTCCTCCGAGGTCCAGACCCGAACCTTGCGTCACCCGCACCTTTTCACCGCCGAG GAGTGCGAGACCAAGTACCACGACTTGCGAGGGCGCTTCAGCGGCTGCGA TGGATGGTTCGAAGAGTTGAGGAAGCTCCGAGTTGCAGAGTtgaagagggagatagagaagtTGGGGGACTCCATTGG ATCTCTGCAGTCGAAGATTGAAAACCTCAAGGCTGAGAAAGGAGATGGTGAGTTGGACAATGGTTCAAGCCCGCTGCACTTGTCACCCGTCGAAAATGTCGATGGTGGGGAATCTGCTAGGAGGGACAGGTCTAAGGAAGGTTCATCAGCTGGTAGCTTCACACAGGATGtggaggaaggagggagagaCTGGTCACAAGACAGCCAGCTTCCTGTTGTCGAAGCTGCGGAGCCTGAGGAAGCAAGGCACAACGTGAAGTTGGAATTACCAGAGTTGAATGAGGGGAAGGTTGGGCCTCtaaggaagagaagaggggGTAGGAGAAGGAAAGTGTGCGGGGGGACAAAGGATGTCTATGGCACAGGGGAAAGCGAGGTGTTGAGTTCTGCCAATGATGTCATCGTCAAAGAAAAAGCAACTGAAACCGCCAGAAATCATGAGAAGATCATCAAAGCTACCAGTGACGACAGCCAGAGGAAGGAAAGCATGGTCTCAAGGTTGGATTGGCTGCCTCAATTTCTTGACTGCGTTATGGAGCACAAGGATGGAGCTGTCTTTCGTCGAAGGCTTGAGAGCCAG AGGAGACCTAGATACAAAAGACTGATCAGGAGGCATATTGACCTGGAGATGATAAAGAGAAGTGTGGACGGGAAAACTTACAGAACAAGTTTGGAGATGCTAAGGGATCTTCTGCTGCTACTGAACAATGCTCTAGTTTACTACCGGAAGAACTCGCCTGAGAATGATTCAGCCGTAAGTTTGCGACAATTTGTGACCAAAATGTTCAAGGAATTCTTGGACAAGGAACAGATTAGTGGTGAGGGATCAGTTCTCGACAACTCAATTCCTAGTCCAGTAAAGCCTCAAACTGTGGAGAAGGATAAGCCTGAAACCATGGATATGGGATCTGTTCTTCTCGACAAACCAATGCCAAATCCAGTAAAGCCTCGTAGCGCCCGACCAAGCAAGCACCTTACCGCTGGTAAAGCTGCTAAAGAAATGCGCAATGTCCGGAAGAATGGCGAGGATAGAGCTAAGCTAACTTTTCCTGCAAAGAGACGTGCAGGACGAACTGCAAAGTGTAGTGATGAAAGAAGAGCCAAGCGGCTAAAGGGTTCCTCAGGCACGAGCCGGAAAAGGTAA
- the LOC116246209 gene encoding uncharacterized protein LOC116246209 isoform X4 — MDETGPAGWGTWEELVLGGAVLRHGAGAWEAVSSEVQTRTLRHPHLFTAEWMVRRVEEAPSCRVEEGDREVGGLHWSKIENLKAEKGDGELDNGSSPLHLSPVENVDGGESARRDRSKEGSSAGSFTQDVEEGGRDWSQDSQLPVVEAAEPEEARHNVKLELPELNEGKVGPLRKRRGGRRRKVCGGTKDVYGTGESEVLSSANDVIVKEKATETARNHEKIIKATSDDSQRKESMVSRLDWLPQFLDCVMEHKDGAVFRRRLESQRRPRYKRLIRRHIDLEMIKRSVDGKTYRTSLEMLRDLLLLLNNALVYYRKNSPENDSAVSLRQFVTKMFKEFLDKEQISGEGSVLDNSIPSPVKPQTVEKDKPETMDMGSVLLDKPMPNPVKPRSARPSKHLTAGKAAKEMRNVRKNGEDRAKLTFPAKRRAGRTAKCSDERRAKRLKGSSGTSRKR, encoded by the exons ATGGATGAGACGGGGCCGGCGGGATGGGGGACGTGGGAGGAGCTCGTCCTCGGCGGGGCGGTTCTCCGGCACGGGGCAGGTGCCTGGGAAGCCGTCTCCTCCGAGGTCCAGACCCGAACCTTGCGTCACCCGCACCTTTTCACCGCCGAG TGGATGGTTCGAAGAGTTGAGGAAGCTCCGAGTTGCAGAGTtgaagagggagatagagaagtTGGGGGACTCCATTGG TCGAAGATTGAAAACCTCAAGGCTGAGAAAGGAGATGGTGAGTTGGACAATGGTTCAAGCCCGCTGCACTTGTCACCCGTCGAAAATGTCGATGGTGGGGAATCTGCTAGGAGGGACAGGTCTAAGGAAGGTTCATCAGCTGGTAGCTTCACACAGGATGtggaggaaggagggagagaCTGGTCACAAGACAGCCAGCTTCCTGTTGTCGAAGCTGCGGAGCCTGAGGAAGCAAGGCACAACGTGAAGTTGGAATTACCAGAGTTGAATGAGGGGAAGGTTGGGCCTCtaaggaagagaagaggggGTAGGAGAAGGAAAGTGTGCGGGGGGACAAAGGATGTCTATGGCACAGGGGAAAGCGAGGTGTTGAGTTCTGCCAATGATGTCATCGTCAAAGAAAAAGCAACTGAAACCGCCAGAAATCATGAGAAGATCATCAAAGCTACCAGTGACGACAGCCAGAGGAAGGAAAGCATGGTCTCAAGGTTGGATTGGCTGCCTCAATTTCTTGACTGCGTTATGGAGCACAAGGATGGAGCTGTCTTTCGTCGAAGGCTTGAGAGCCAG AGGAGACCTAGATACAAAAGACTGATCAGGAGGCATATTGACCTGGAGATGATAAAGAGAAGTGTGGACGGGAAAACTTACAGAACAAGTTTGGAGATGCTAAGGGATCTTCTGCTGCTACTGAACAATGCTCTAGTTTACTACCGGAAGAACTCGCCTGAGAATGATTCAGCCGTAAGTTTGCGACAATTTGTGACCAAAATGTTCAAGGAATTCTTGGACAAGGAACAGATTAGTGGTGAGGGATCAGTTCTCGACAACTCAATTCCTAGTCCAGTAAAGCCTCAAACTGTGGAGAAGGATAAGCCTGAAACCATGGATATGGGATCTGTTCTTCTCGACAAACCAATGCCAAATCCAGTAAAGCCTCGTAGCGCCCGACCAAGCAAGCACCTTACCGCTGGTAAAGCTGCTAAAGAAATGCGCAATGTCCGGAAGAATGGCGAGGATAGAGCTAAGCTAACTTTTCCTGCAAAGAGACGTGCAGGACGAACTGCAAAGTGTAGTGATGAAAGAAGAGCCAAGCGGCTAAAGGGTTCCTCAGGCACGAGCCGGAAAAGGTAA
- the LOC116246209 gene encoding uncharacterized protein LOC116246209 isoform X2, protein MGDVGGARPRRGGSPARGRCLGSRLLRGPDPNLASPAPFHRRGVRDQVPRLARALQRLRWMVRRVEEAPSCRVEEGDREVGGLHWSKIENLKAEKGDGELDNGSSPLHLSPVENVDGGESARRDRSKEGSSAGSFTQDVEEGGRDWSQDSQLPVVEAAEPEEARHNVKLELPELNEGKVGPLRKRRGGRRRKVCGGTKDVYGTGESEVLSSANDVIVKEKATETARNHEKIIKATSDDSQRKESMVSRLDWLPQFLDCVMEHKDGAVFRRRLESQRRPRYKRLIRRHIDLEMIKRSVDGKTYRTSLEMLRDLLLLLNNALVYYRKNSPENDSAVSLRQFVTKMFKEFLDKEQISGEGSVLDNSIPSPVKPQTVEKDKPETMDMGSVLLDKPMPNPVKPRSARPSKHLTAGKAAKEMRNVRKNGEDRAKLTFPAKRRAGRTAKCSDERRAKRLKGSSGTSRKR, encoded by the exons ATGGGGGACGTGGGAGGAGCTCGTCCTCGGCGGGGCGGTTCTCCGGCACGGGGCAGGTGCCTGGGAAGCCGTCTCCTCCGAGGTCCAGACCCGAACCTTGCGTCACCCGCACCTTTTCACCGCCGAG GAGTGCGAGACCAAGTACCACGACTTGCGAGGGCGCTTCAGCGGCTGCGA TGGATGGTTCGAAGAGTTGAGGAAGCTCCGAGTTGCAGAGTtgaagagggagatagagaagtTGGGGGACTCCATTGG TCGAAGATTGAAAACCTCAAGGCTGAGAAAGGAGATGGTGAGTTGGACAATGGTTCAAGCCCGCTGCACTTGTCACCCGTCGAAAATGTCGATGGTGGGGAATCTGCTAGGAGGGACAGGTCTAAGGAAGGTTCATCAGCTGGTAGCTTCACACAGGATGtggaggaaggagggagagaCTGGTCACAAGACAGCCAGCTTCCTGTTGTCGAAGCTGCGGAGCCTGAGGAAGCAAGGCACAACGTGAAGTTGGAATTACCAGAGTTGAATGAGGGGAAGGTTGGGCCTCtaaggaagagaagaggggGTAGGAGAAGGAAAGTGTGCGGGGGGACAAAGGATGTCTATGGCACAGGGGAAAGCGAGGTGTTGAGTTCTGCCAATGATGTCATCGTCAAAGAAAAAGCAACTGAAACCGCCAGAAATCATGAGAAGATCATCAAAGCTACCAGTGACGACAGCCAGAGGAAGGAAAGCATGGTCTCAAGGTTGGATTGGCTGCCTCAATTTCTTGACTGCGTTATGGAGCACAAGGATGGAGCTGTCTTTCGTCGAAGGCTTGAGAGCCAG AGGAGACCTAGATACAAAAGACTGATCAGGAGGCATATTGACCTGGAGATGATAAAGAGAAGTGTGGACGGGAAAACTTACAGAACAAGTTTGGAGATGCTAAGGGATCTTCTGCTGCTACTGAACAATGCTCTAGTTTACTACCGGAAGAACTCGCCTGAGAATGATTCAGCCGTAAGTTTGCGACAATTTGTGACCAAAATGTTCAAGGAATTCTTGGACAAGGAACAGATTAGTGGTGAGGGATCAGTTCTCGACAACTCAATTCCTAGTCCAGTAAAGCCTCAAACTGTGGAGAAGGATAAGCCTGAAACCATGGATATGGGATCTGTTCTTCTCGACAAACCAATGCCAAATCCAGTAAAGCCTCGTAGCGCCCGACCAAGCAAGCACCTTACCGCTGGTAAAGCTGCTAAAGAAATGCGCAATGTCCGGAAGAATGGCGAGGATAGAGCTAAGCTAACTTTTCCTGCAAAGAGACGTGCAGGACGAACTGCAAAGTGTAGTGATGAAAGAAGAGCCAAGCGGCTAAAGGGTTCCTCAGGCACGAGCCGGAAAAGGTAA
- the LOC116246211 gene encoding uncharacterized protein LOC116246211 isoform X2, translated as MAHPFSIPFEEDGSMEEVGICSKNGACGQAVPEKDQKPSTGNWFSQRPTCGDPVTKPLSDEDLEELKGCIDLGFAFGFEEDHRLCRTLPALNLYYAINRLPLYTGEYGFTVTNSDDSKMMKMRLKQWAQVVACSIRQYYG; from the exons ATGGCGCATCCCTTCAGTATTCCATTCGAGGAGGATGGGAGCATGGAAGAAGTTGGGATATGCAGCAAGAATGGTGCATGTGGCCAAGCTGTGCCGGAGAAAGATCAGAAGCCCAGCACCGGAAATTGGTTTTCTCAACGACCAACTTGCGGTGACCCAGTGACAAAGCCCCTCAGTGATGAAGACCTTGAAGAGCTCAAAGGATGCATAGACTTGGGGTTCGCGTTCGGCTTCGAGGAAGATCACAGATTGTGCAGAACGTTGCCGGCACTAAATTTGTATTACGCGATCAATCGTCTGCCCCTGTACACGGGAGAGTATGGATTCACGGTTACAAACTCAG ACGACtcgaagatgatgaagatgaggctgAAGCAATGGGCACAAGTAGTTGCTTGCTCTATCAGGCAGTATTATGGATAA